In Deltaproteobacteria bacterium HGW-Deltaproteobacteria-2, the following are encoded in one genomic region:
- a CDS encoding 50S ribosomal protein L25: MEVTDLAAQVRKEQKKGPARRLRQNGFVPAVFYGRSAENILLAIKNDELAKLYKDKKNHAFIKLIIDDGGNKKIEKLSLIKELQVQPLTGKFYHADFYEVDIKRKISMEVSLRFVGKAIGVENGGELQHIRREVKVSCLPLNLPDHIDVDVTNLDIGDSIKIRDLKIGEGITILDRPDSAVAAVQVVKVVKEAAKEEAATEEGAAAAEGETTTAAGTAAPAEKGKAAPAEKEKGK; encoded by the coding sequence ATGGAGGTAACAGATTTAGCGGCTCAAGTCCGTAAAGAACAAAAGAAAGGACCGGCTCGCCGTTTGCGGCAAAATGGGTTTGTCCCGGCGGTTTTTTATGGACGCTCCGCCGAAAATATTTTGCTGGCGATAAAGAATGATGAACTGGCCAAACTGTATAAAGATAAAAAGAACCATGCCTTTATTAAGTTGATTATTGATGACGGTGGTAACAAAAAGATAGAAAAACTATCATTGATTAAAGAGCTGCAGGTTCAACCTTTGACGGGGAAATTTTACCATGCTGACTTTTATGAAGTAGATATAAAACGCAAGATTAGCATGGAAGTATCCTTGCGATTTGTCGGTAAGGCTATTGGTGTGGAAAATGGAGGTGAATTGCAGCATATAAGACGTGAAGTAAAAGTTTCTTGCCTGCCATTGAATCTTCCTGATCATATTGACGTAGATGTAACCAATCTCGATATCGGTGATTCTATAAAAATCAGAGATTTGAAGATTGGCGAAGGAATAACCATTTTGGATCGTCCTGATAGTGCAGTGGCAGCAGTTCAGGTAGTTAAAGTTGTCAAGGAGGCTGCAAAAGAAGAAGCTGCAACTGAGGAAGGAGCCGCAGCGGCTGAAGGTGAAACCACGACAGCAGCAGGTACTGCAGCTCCGGCAGAAAAGGGGAAAGCAGCTCCAGCAGAAAAAGAAAAGGGGAAATAA
- a CDS encoding aminoacyl-tRNA hydrolase codes for MLPLNLTKIFFWRSNEREQALHLIVGLGNPGNRYKLTRHNIGFMVLEKLATRWEVDLKHKSFDALWNRGKIAGKNVILAMPQTYMNLSGNAVRRLLAYFKGDVNELIVIHDDLDLPFGTVRLKTGGGNAGHKGLISIATCLGSVDFMRVRLGIGKPADKSRIESYVLEKFETEDSELLESIIQLAAEAAADIVTSGMQQAMAKYHVKI; via the coding sequence GTGCTTCCTTTGAATTTAACGAAAATATTTTTTTGGCGCAGCAATGAAAGGGAGCAGGCCTTGCACTTGATAGTTGGTTTGGGAAATCCAGGTAATCGCTATAAGCTTACAAGGCATAACATCGGTTTTATGGTTTTGGAAAAACTGGCTACCCGATGGGAAGTGGATTTAAAACATAAAAGTTTTGATGCTCTTTGGAATAGAGGTAAAATTGCCGGTAAAAATGTGATTTTGGCAATGCCTCAAACATACATGAACTTAAGTGGTAATGCGGTAAGAAGACTACTGGCCTACTTTAAAGGGGATGTGAATGAGTTAATCGTAATTCACGATGATCTTGATTTACCTTTTGGCACGGTTCGTCTCAAGACTGGTGGCGGAAATGCCGGTCATAAAGGTTTAATATCTATCGCTACATGCCTCGGATCTGTTGATTTTATGCGGGTAAGACTGGGTATAGGCAAACCTGCCGATAAATCCCGTATTGAAAGTTATGTTTTGGAGAAATTTGAAACTGAAGATTCAGAGTTGCTGGAATCAATTATTCAATTAGCTGCTGAAGCAGCTGCTGATATTGTTACATCAGGTATGCAGCAAGCTATGGCTAAATACCATGTAAAAATATAA